A single window of Vigna radiata var. radiata cultivar VC1973A chromosome 4, Vradiata_ver6, whole genome shotgun sequence DNA harbors:
- the LOC106758683 gene encoding subtilisin-like protease Glyma18g48580 isoform X1, whose translation MGRSIFLLQLILSSFLLFIFFLEAVPATRKLYIVYLGAHSHGANPTSVDLQIATDSHYNLLTSVLGSEEKAKEAVIYSYNRHINGFAAMLEEEEAADIGKNPNVVSVFLSKKHKLHTTRSWEFLGLHRNGKNSAWQKGNFGENTIIANIDTGVWPESESFSDEGYGPVPSKWRGGNVCQFNKFLSNKTNLCNRKLIGARFFNKAYEAYNGPLVARLQTARDLMGHGTHTLSTAGGNFVPGASVFAVGNGTAKGGSPRARVAAYKVCWDLADPSGCYGADMLSAIDQAIDDGVDLINLSVGGFHDVSPEGILTDEVSIGAFHAISNNILLVASAGNDGPDSGSVVNVAPWVFTIAASTIDRDFSSTLIINNNQQIEGASLFVDLPPNQAFSLILSTDAKLPTATFRDAQLCRAGTLDPRKVNGKIVSCSREKIKSVVEGQEAKSAGAKGMVVRNQPQQGTTLEAEPHVFTAVGAPAPHPPPKPKKITKHTTFTEFQIADTDPFKSGATIKMSPARTLFGRKPAPVMASFSSRGPNKMLPAILKPDVTAPGVDILAAYSEFASASTLLTDNRRGFKFNVMQGTSMSCPHVTGIAGLIKTRYPKWSPSAIKSAIMTTATTLDNTKRKIHDGFVKTVADPFAYGSGHVQPDLAIDPGLVYDLGLTDYLNFLCASGYNQQLISALNSHKTFICSGTHSVTDLNYPSITLPNLGLKPVTITRTVTNVGTPSTYTASVQLLGYNISVVPSSLTFSKTGEKKTFKVTVQASSETKRRTYEFGELRWTDGKHIVRSPITVKRR comes from the exons ATGGGCAGatccatttttcttcttcagctTATACTTTCCTCAtttctccttttcattttcttcctggAAGCTGTTCCTGCCACCAGAAAG ttatatattgtatatttggGAGCTCATTCTCATGGTGCCAACCCCACTTCCGTTGATCTCCAAATTGCTACCGATtctcattataatttattaacttcAGTCCTGGGGag TGAAGAGAAAGCGAAAGAAGCAGTAATTTACTCATACAACAGACACATAAATGGGTTTGCAGCGATGCTTGAAGAGGAAGAAGCAGCAGATATTGGCA AAAACCCTAACGTGGTGTCAGTGTTCTTGAGCAAAAAACATAAACTGCACACTACCCGTTCATGGGAATTTCTTGGACTACACAGAAATGGTAAGAACTCCGCATGGCAAAAGGGAAACTTTGGTGAAAATACAATAATCGCAAACATCGACACAG GTGTTTGGCCAGAGTCAGAGAGCTTCAGTGATGAAGGATATGGCCCCGTTCCCTCCAAATGGCGTGGGGGTAATGTCTgtcaatttaacaaatttttaagcAACAAGACAAATCTATGCaacag AAAGCTGATAGGAGCAAGATTCTTCAATAAAGCTTACGAGGCATATAACGGCCCACTTGTTGCCCGGCTGCAAACAGCGCGTGACCTCATGGGACATGGGACTCACACTTTATCAACAGCTGGGGGCAATTTCGTCCCAGGCGCGAGTGTATTTGCTGTGGGTAATGGCACCGCAAAGGGTGGGTCCCCTAGAGCACGAGTTGCAGCGTACAAAGTGTGTTGGGATCTGGCGGACCCATCCGGTTGTTACGGAGCGGATATGTTGTCTGCTATCGACCAAGCCATCGACGACGGTGTCGATCTCATAAATCTTTCAGTTGGTGGATTTCACGACGTGAGCCCCGAAGGAATACTCACCGACGAGGTTTCCATTGGAGCCTTCCATGCGATTTCTAACAACATACTTTTAGTAGCCTCTGCAGGAAACGATGGACCAGATTCTGGTTCTGTGGTAAACGTTGCACCTTGGGTCTTCACCATTGCTGCTAGCACCATAGACAGAGACTTTAGCAGTACcttaatcatcaacaacaatcAACAAATCGAG GGAGCGAGTCTTTTTGTAGACTTGCCACCGAATCAGGCCTTTTCGCTGATCCTCTCCACCGATGCTAAACTTCCTACTGCCACATTTCGGGATGC TCAACTGTGTAGAGCAGGAACACTGGATCCCAGAAAAGTGAATGGTAAAATAGTGTCATGCAGTCGCGAAAAGATAAAATCTGTCGTGGAGGGCCAGGAAGCTAAATCTGCAGGTGCAAAGGGAATGGTTGTGAGAAATCAACCGCAACAGGGAACTACACTTGAAGCTGAGCCCCATGTTTTCACTGCTGTGGGTGCACCTGCCCCTCATCCCCctccaaaaccaaaaaaaattacaaaacacacTACATttacagaatttcaaatagcTGACAC GGACCCTTTTAAATCAGGTGCTACCATAAAAATGTCTCCAGCAAgaacattatttggaagaaaGCCAGCTCCAGTTATGGCTTCATTCTCATCAAGGGGACCCAATAAGATGCTGCCAGCAATTCTCAAG CCAGATGTGACTGCGCCTGGTGTGGACATACTTGCTGCCTACTCAGAATTCGCAAGTGCATCAACCTTGCTAACAGACAATCGTCGTGGATTTAAATTCAACGTAATGCAAGGAACTTCTATGTCTTGCCCTCATGTTACTGGCATTGCTGGACTTATCAAAACACGTTATCCTAAATGGAGCCCTTCTGCTATAAAGTCAGCAATCATGACCACAG CAACCACACTTGAcaacactaaaagaaaaatacatgacgGGTTTGTGAAAACAGTGGCAGATCCCTTTGCTTATGGTTCAGGACATGTGCAACCTGATCTTGCCATAGATCCTGGCCTTGTTTACGATCTAGGCCTCACTGATTACTTGAACTTCTTATGCGCTTCTGGATACAACCAACAACTCATTTCTGCTCTCAATTCCCATAAAACTTTCATTTGTTCAGGCACTCACAGTGTAACAGATTTGAACTACCCTTCAATCACATTGCCAAATCTAGGCTTAAAACCCGTAACCATTACTCGCACAGTAACAAATGTTGGAACACCAAGCACATACACTGCCAGCGTCCAATTGCTTGGATATAACATTAGCGTTGTGCCAAGTTCCTTGACTTTCAGCAAAACTGGTGAAAAGAAGACATTCAAGGTGACTGTGCAGGCAAGCAGTGAAACAAAGCGGAGAACCTATGAATTTGGGGAATTGCGATGGACAGATGGAAAACATATAGTAAGGAGTCCTATTACAGTAAAGCGCAGATAA
- the LOC106758683 gene encoding subtilisin-like protease Glyma18g48580 isoform X2 — protein sequence MHTQTKNHKSEEKAKEAVIYSYNRHINGFAAMLEEEEAADIGKNPNVVSVFLSKKHKLHTTRSWEFLGLHRNGKNSAWQKGNFGENTIIANIDTGVWPESESFSDEGYGPVPSKWRGGNVCQFNKFLSNKTNLCNRKLIGARFFNKAYEAYNGPLVARLQTARDLMGHGTHTLSTAGGNFVPGASVFAVGNGTAKGGSPRARVAAYKVCWDLADPSGCYGADMLSAIDQAIDDGVDLINLSVGGFHDVSPEGILTDEVSIGAFHAISNNILLVASAGNDGPDSGSVVNVAPWVFTIAASTIDRDFSSTLIINNNQQIEGASLFVDLPPNQAFSLILSTDAKLPTATFRDAQLCRAGTLDPRKVNGKIVSCSREKIKSVVEGQEAKSAGAKGMVVRNQPQQGTTLEAEPHVFTAVGAPAPHPPPKPKKITKHTTFTEFQIADTDPFKSGATIKMSPARTLFGRKPAPVMASFSSRGPNKMLPAILKPDVTAPGVDILAAYSEFASASTLLTDNRRGFKFNVMQGTSMSCPHVTGIAGLIKTRYPKWSPSAIKSAIMTTATTLDNTKRKIHDGFVKTVADPFAYGSGHVQPDLAIDPGLVYDLGLTDYLNFLCASGYNQQLISALNSHKTFICSGTHSVTDLNYPSITLPNLGLKPVTITRTVTNVGTPSTYTASVQLLGYNISVVPSSLTFSKTGEKKTFKVTVQASSETKRRTYEFGELRWTDGKHIVRSPITVKRR from the exons ATGCATACACAAACTAAGAATCATAAAAG TGAAGAGAAAGCGAAAGAAGCAGTAATTTACTCATACAACAGACACATAAATGGGTTTGCAGCGATGCTTGAAGAGGAAGAAGCAGCAGATATTGGCA AAAACCCTAACGTGGTGTCAGTGTTCTTGAGCAAAAAACATAAACTGCACACTACCCGTTCATGGGAATTTCTTGGACTACACAGAAATGGTAAGAACTCCGCATGGCAAAAGGGAAACTTTGGTGAAAATACAATAATCGCAAACATCGACACAG GTGTTTGGCCAGAGTCAGAGAGCTTCAGTGATGAAGGATATGGCCCCGTTCCCTCCAAATGGCGTGGGGGTAATGTCTgtcaatttaacaaatttttaagcAACAAGACAAATCTATGCaacag AAAGCTGATAGGAGCAAGATTCTTCAATAAAGCTTACGAGGCATATAACGGCCCACTTGTTGCCCGGCTGCAAACAGCGCGTGACCTCATGGGACATGGGACTCACACTTTATCAACAGCTGGGGGCAATTTCGTCCCAGGCGCGAGTGTATTTGCTGTGGGTAATGGCACCGCAAAGGGTGGGTCCCCTAGAGCACGAGTTGCAGCGTACAAAGTGTGTTGGGATCTGGCGGACCCATCCGGTTGTTACGGAGCGGATATGTTGTCTGCTATCGACCAAGCCATCGACGACGGTGTCGATCTCATAAATCTTTCAGTTGGTGGATTTCACGACGTGAGCCCCGAAGGAATACTCACCGACGAGGTTTCCATTGGAGCCTTCCATGCGATTTCTAACAACATACTTTTAGTAGCCTCTGCAGGAAACGATGGACCAGATTCTGGTTCTGTGGTAAACGTTGCACCTTGGGTCTTCACCATTGCTGCTAGCACCATAGACAGAGACTTTAGCAGTACcttaatcatcaacaacaatcAACAAATCGAG GGAGCGAGTCTTTTTGTAGACTTGCCACCGAATCAGGCCTTTTCGCTGATCCTCTCCACCGATGCTAAACTTCCTACTGCCACATTTCGGGATGC TCAACTGTGTAGAGCAGGAACACTGGATCCCAGAAAAGTGAATGGTAAAATAGTGTCATGCAGTCGCGAAAAGATAAAATCTGTCGTGGAGGGCCAGGAAGCTAAATCTGCAGGTGCAAAGGGAATGGTTGTGAGAAATCAACCGCAACAGGGAACTACACTTGAAGCTGAGCCCCATGTTTTCACTGCTGTGGGTGCACCTGCCCCTCATCCCCctccaaaaccaaaaaaaattacaaaacacacTACATttacagaatttcaaatagcTGACAC GGACCCTTTTAAATCAGGTGCTACCATAAAAATGTCTCCAGCAAgaacattatttggaagaaaGCCAGCTCCAGTTATGGCTTCATTCTCATCAAGGGGACCCAATAAGATGCTGCCAGCAATTCTCAAG CCAGATGTGACTGCGCCTGGTGTGGACATACTTGCTGCCTACTCAGAATTCGCAAGTGCATCAACCTTGCTAACAGACAATCGTCGTGGATTTAAATTCAACGTAATGCAAGGAACTTCTATGTCTTGCCCTCATGTTACTGGCATTGCTGGACTTATCAAAACACGTTATCCTAAATGGAGCCCTTCTGCTATAAAGTCAGCAATCATGACCACAG CAACCACACTTGAcaacactaaaagaaaaatacatgacgGGTTTGTGAAAACAGTGGCAGATCCCTTTGCTTATGGTTCAGGACATGTGCAACCTGATCTTGCCATAGATCCTGGCCTTGTTTACGATCTAGGCCTCACTGATTACTTGAACTTCTTATGCGCTTCTGGATACAACCAACAACTCATTTCTGCTCTCAATTCCCATAAAACTTTCATTTGTTCAGGCACTCACAGTGTAACAGATTTGAACTACCCTTCAATCACATTGCCAAATCTAGGCTTAAAACCCGTAACCATTACTCGCACAGTAACAAATGTTGGAACACCAAGCACATACACTGCCAGCGTCCAATTGCTTGGATATAACATTAGCGTTGTGCCAAGTTCCTTGACTTTCAGCAAAACTGGTGAAAAGAAGACATTCAAGGTGACTGTGCAGGCAAGCAGTGAAACAAAGCGGAGAACCTATGAATTTGGGGAATTGCGATGGACAGATGGAAAACATATAGTAAGGAGTCCTATTACAGTAAAGCGCAGATAA